The following DNA comes from cyanobiont of Ornithocercus magnificus.
AATCCGACAAGCTCCAGGGGCAGGTCTAAGCTTCGCGGTGCCTATCAACTTGGCTAAGAAGATTGCTAGACAGATTGTGAGGAATGGTAAGGCTTCTCATCCTTACATTGGCGTGAGACTCCAAAGCCTCACGCCTCAGCTTGCACGCGAGATTAACGCTATTGGCAGTAGCTGCCAGGTACCAGAGATCAGTGCTGTGTTAGTTGTAGAAGTCATACCAGCGGGCCCAGCGTCTCGTGCTGGTATCCAACAATGTGACCTCATTTACCAGGTAGACGGTATAAACGTGAAAAATCCCACTGGTGTCCAGCTTGCTATCGATCAGGGCAGGGTTGGAGAGCTGATGCCACTAGTTCTGGCACGTGCCGGTGAACAGTTCAAGATTATGGTCCGTCCAGAGGAATTGCCGAAAAGGAACTGAGGTTAGTTATGTGCTACACCGCGATCATAATCATGGTGCGCTGGCCAGCCCCAGGGCGGTGTAAATTAAGACTAGTAAGGGACCTCGGGCCTATAACTGCTGCCAAAATTCAAAGGAAACTTATATCTCACACGCTAAGCGTGGCTATCAAGGCGCGGCAACACGCCAATCTTGTGATACACCTTGCAGTTAGCGGACTCGGGCCAGTGGCAGCAGCGCGTTGGGGTGCTAGTTCCGGAGCAGATCATACCTGGTTACAGGGACACGGCAACCTTGGTATGTGTATGCGTCGTATGCTTCTCAGAGTGTGCCGTGAGACAAGAAGAAGCCATAAAGTCATCCTAATTGGCTCTGATTTACCTAGTTTGACAGTGGCAGACCTTGAAGAAGCAATCAAGACGTTAGACCATAGAAGAATAGTGCTGGGATCTGCTGTAGATGGTGGTTACTGGCTTCTAGGTTTGGGGAAAGAATTGTTGAGACCAGTTGCCGTTTGGCCATTTACGGATATTTCCTGGGGTACAGATACAGTGCTCAATACAACAGCGAGGCGAGCGTATCAATTGGGATTTGATCCAGTGTTGTTATCGCGCCGTCAAGACATTGATCAGGTTGTAGATCTCACCTTATGGCAGAGATAAGTGAATTGCTGCCAACTCTAGGAGTTGTCATACCATGTCGAGATGAATCACCTAGGCTTCCTCTGCTACTAGCTGATCTGCAACGATGGCCTGCCCAGCTCGAGATCTGGGTAAGTGATGGCTGTAGTAATGATGCCAGCTGTACCGTTGCCCGTCTTGGTGGCGCACAGGTACTGCAAATATCATTGCCAAGTCGTGGCCTCCAGCTACAGCAAGGATGTCTCCGAACTATGGCATCTTGGTTGTTACTGCTCCATGCTGACAGTCGACTGCCAGCTAGTTGGCCGGCTGCAGTCTGCCAGGCAATGCTGAGCGAAGAAAATCCGGATACGTCAGCTTGGTTCTTTGACTTCCGCGTGAATGCCCCTGGTCTTATGCTACGAATGCTAGAGTGGGTAGTAGCTATAAGAAGCTGCTGGCTTCAGGAACCTTACGGTGATCAAGGATTACTCGTACAGCGCAAATGCCTAGAAAGTGTTGGTGGTATTCGACCCCTACCAATAATGGAAGATATTGATTTAGTGCAAAGATTGAGACGCCAGGGTAGTCTACGACGATTGCAACTACCTTTATTTACTGATGGGCGTCGCTGGCTGTATAGAGGTGTGCTGCGGCAATCCTGGCGAAATGCCCAGTTACGCCGGCGTTGGCGGCAAGGTGAGGACCCCTGGCTTCTTGCAGAAATGTATAATAGTGATACTAACTAACTTTAATTAGCATACCAAAAAGCGCAGCGGTTACCCCCAGGCTCAAGGATCCAGCCCTGGCGAGTGTAGAAACTCACAACACCAGGATCAGCAAATAGGGTAACGTGCTCTGTACCAAGACTGCACAGTGTGTCGAGCACGTAGGTCATTAGATGTTGTCCTAGACCCGACCTCTGGTAAAGTGGGTGGATAGCTACATCCCAGACTGTAGCCTCTAGAATGCCATCGCCTGTACAACGGGCAAATCCTACTAGACGCGGCACACGCGGGTCATGACGCCAAAGCCCAACTGTTAGCAGGCTGTGTTGCAGAGCGCGGCGAACACGACGTGTGGGACGGCGACTCCAGCCCACAGCCTCAAGCAGTTGCTCGAGCTCTACAAGATCGAATGCGCGCCTGCGACTAAAGACTAGAGTTAGCTGGTCATTCGGACAGGGACACTCGCGAGCATCACTGCCGTAGGCATCCTGAAGACCGTTGTCTGGCTCCAGGGATGAAGAACCACTGGTGGTCACCCTATTAAGGCCATCTTCAATGATCCTGACGCAGTAGGAAGCCCACCGGCGGGCAACCTGGAATTGTGCCCTCTTTCTCCAAACTGAATAATGACCGCCCAGCCCATGGTGATTGCATTGCACGGCTGGCTACTAAGCAGCCGTGTCTGGGAGCCCTTTGCTCAAATCTGGCGGGAAAGTTTTCCTGATGCACCTCTGTGGTGCCCAGATTTACCTGGTTTTGGAGCTTGTCCACGTCCAGCGGCACTGCGACCAAACCTGACTAGCTATGGAAATTGGCTGGCAGCTGAAGTACAGGTAAGAGCTGCAGGTCGACCACTGGTGCTTATGGGTCACTCTCTTGGAGCTAGTATTGCCTTACACGCCATTGCTAGTCTACAGCGAGCGAAGTCTACAGCGATACTTTATGGATTTGTTATGATCTGTGCTGGTGGAGGTATCTATCGGCCTCGTCCCTTTCGCCGGCTAAGACATTTTGGGACCTTAGCACTACGCCTCCGACCAACTAGACTATCAAGTCTGAGATTTGGTGGTCTCAATCAACTAGGATTCCTATTGGCAGAGGAAGATGCAGCACGGGGATTGCTAACAAATAGTACAGGAATTGGAGCCGTGCGGCAACTACCATTGCTGGTTTCACAATTGGGTATTCCTAGCCTTTGGATTAGCACAGAGAAAGATAAAGTTATGGAACCTGTGTACGTGCGTCATTTGGCGGCATATAGCCACGATCACGATTTAGTGCAGTTACCGGGCTGTGGCCATCTGCCAATGTGCGAGGTACCAGAGCTCCTAAGTCAGTGTGTGAGTTGCTGGTTATCGAAACAGTTGATGGACTTAGATTGCTGCCAAACCTCGCTCCTGTAGATCTGCAAGCTGTGCATAGAGCCCCCCACGATCCCGCAGTTGTAGGTGGCTGCCCTCCTCAACCAAACAACCCCGCCGCAATACAAGGATCCTATCGGTAGCTCTTACAGTAGCAAGGCGGTGTGCAATGACAATTGCAGTCCGGTGTTCTAGAAGTCTGTCAAGGTCGCGCTGGAGAGTTGCTTCTGTTGAGGGATCCATAAAGGCAGTAGCTTCATCCATAACCAGTATGCTTGGTTCGCGAATAGCAACTCGGGCAATGGCTAGTAGTTGGCGCTCTCCAGATGAGAGATTGCCGCCTCGTTCACGCAGCTCTGTATCAAGGCCATAGGGTAGACGATTAAGTAGAGAGTTGAGTCCAAGTTCGCAACAGATTTCTTTGAGGCGCTGGTCACTGATCGAGGCATCTAGGCGCAGATTATCAGCGATATTACCACTAAACAAGAAAGTGTCTTGCAAAACCACACCTAAATGACGTCGCAGTTCTTGCATAGGCAGATCGCGAATATTGCAGCCGTCTAGAAAAATCTTTCCAGTCTGTGGCTCATACAATCGACAGAGAAGGCGGATCACAGTCGACTTGCCTGACCCAGTAGGACCTACCAAGGCAACATGCTCTCCTGGAGTAATCTGAAAGCTCAAGTCCTGTAGTATAGGTTCACCTGGGCGATAAGCAAATGATACATTCTCGAAAATTACTTCTCCATCTTTAGGTATGTGCCGGGCGCCTGTCCTTAGTATTATTGGCTGATCGACAATCTCTAGAGGCTCCTCAAGAAGTTCACTGATGCGTTCAACAGCTGTGAGCCCACCTTGAATTTGAGTGAAGCGCTCTGCCATCTGCCGTAGTGGGTCAAATAGACGCTGCGAGAACAGGATAAATGTGGTGAGAGTGCCAAGATCTATAATTAGATTACTCACCATCCAGCCACCAACTGCAAGAACTAGGGCAACAGCTACTAGAGAAACCCATTCCAGCAATGCAGAGATACTACTGTCAAAGAAAATCGTACTGTCAACAGCATGACGATAAGCTTCCCCAGTGGTACGAAAACGTGCGCCATTAATAGACTCACGCCGGAACATTTGTACTACCTCAAGACCTTGCAGGTTCTCTTGGAAATCAGCATTAAGCTGGGAGAGCTCCTCACGCACACGATAATTAGCACTGCGGTAGCGACGCTGCAAATTCAGGATCGCGAATGTAACAGGGACCTCAGCAAGTAGTAGTGGTAGACCCAGTCGCCACTCTGTCAGCAGCATAGTAGTGGCAACAACAAACAAGGACACGATGTCGGCAAGAATCCCGACAGCACCACTGCCAAAAACCTCTGCAAGTGCATCAACATCGCTGGTAAGACGGGTCAGTAGCTTTCCGACAGGCATATGGTCGTGAAAGCGCAACGACAAAGACAGGCTGTGCTTGAATAAATCGTCTCGAATACGGGCAGTCAGGCGCTGTCCGATCAGCTGAATATTGAAGGACTGAAAACCCTGTAGAGCAAGGCGTACTAGAATCGATCCAAGTAATGCCACTACTATCCAGCGTAGTGCATCTTCCGTAGGAAGTCCGGCTAAGCCAGTTAAACCAGACTCACCCCTAAGTGCGCTGACAGCTTGACCTATGAGTAATGGCTGGACTGCTCCAGCACATGTTGCAGGCACAAGGAGCATCAATGTCAACCCGAGACGTTTCCGGTCACGGCTGAGGTAACGACTAAGTCGGCGAACTCGCTGCAGATCAGTGCTACGTCTCTGCATCATTCAGTAGGCACTAGCCTGGCCAGTGGTAGCGTGCTTCATGGTATCGACAATATTCCCAATATCACCACGGTCTAGTCGTAGCGATAGGGGATGGCCAACAAGGCGAGCGGTTGACTGAAACAGCTCTTCAATAGCTACCAAACCATTTTCCCGAAGGGTACGGCCTGTAGCGACGAGATCGACAATTGCCTCTGTAACCCCTGTGAGAGGCCCAAGCTCCACAGATCCAGTAAGCCTTACGATTTCTACTGGCAGATCAAGGGTGTCGAAGTAAGCACGTGCGCACCGAATGAATTTACTTGCTACTCGGCAGTGGGGCGGAAGATCGGAGGCCTTCTGATAACCACTGCTAGCTTTGACAGCCACAGCCATATAGCAGCCTCCAAAACCAAGATTAAGTAGTTGCGCTACAGGCATCTGATGCTCACACAAGATATCGTAGCCCACTACTCCCAACTGGGCCTGACCATAAGTTACGTAAACCGGGACATCCCCATTGCGGACTAGGAGAGCACTAGCCCGCCCACAACGAGATGTAACCATTAGCTGACGATTATTGGGATCGAGGACACTTGAGAAGTCTAAACCTGCAGTCTGAAAGCAGGCTACTGAGTCCTTCAGAAGAGCTCCTTTTGCCAAGGCGACAGTAATCATGGGAGCAGAATTTGGTGAGAGTGTAATGATGACTCCGACGGGTCTGTCGACAATTCATGCCTTGCCCGTACTGCATGACAATATTATCTGGATATGGACACGTAATGGCCGAGCTGTAGTGGTCGATCCAGCCGTCGCTGACCCGGTACAAAACTGGCTCGAGCAGCACAGATTTAGATTAGAGGCAGTGCTACAAACGCACCACCACACTGATCACATCGGTGGTACTCCCGCTCTTTTAAGGTACTGGCCAGATGCCGCAGTTGTTGCTGCCGCCGCTGACCGGGAACGTATCCCTTTTCAAACTGTATCGGTGCGAGATGGTGACGGAGTGGACGTCCTAGGCTGCACACTGCAGGTGCTGGATGTAGCAGCGCATACTGCAAATCACTTGGCATTTTTTATTCCCTTCAATGAGGATTCACAAATCGGACCAGTACTGTTTAGCGGTGACACACTTTTTAGCGGAGGCTGTGGCCGTCTGTTTGAAGGCAGCCCCACAGATATGTACCGGGCCTTGCAGCGACTGGCAACCTTGCCAGCTAATACTCAAGTCTACTGCGCTCATGATTATACTGAGAGCAACTTGCGCTGGGCAATGCATCTTCAACCTGAAGATAAGTTTATAGCTAGACGACTAGCCGATGTTCAGGCGCTTAAACAGTGCGGCAGGCTCAGCTTGCCAAGCACTATTGCAGAAGAGAGTCGCTCCAATCTGTTCCTACGAGCAGCTAACAGCAAGGAGCTAGCAAATCTGCGTTACCACAAAGATACCTGGCAAGATCAACTCTACCAAAGTGAAAGAGATTAGGAAAGTGATACTAGAACACACTGTTGTGGATAGAGTGTTACGTAGCTACCTGGCTTCAATCGTAACCTACAGCGTTGACCACAAGGGTAGTCTGCAGCCAGAGGTAGACGTAGCCGCAACCTCTGGCTGCTGCAAAGAACGCGGTAAAGCCAGGCATTGCCAAGAAATTCACGACTAATAATTAAGTCGTTGCCGTCGGGATCTTGCTCGAGATGGATTATATTTGGATCAATGAGCACAGAAGCATCATTAGTGATGTCCTCAGTCTTTAGGCTATCCGGAAGCTTTAATTCTCCCAAGGGACAGTACAAATTGTCACTGTCTAGATCAGTCCACGCTGGGAGAATATTACCCCCTAGTACAAAGCTCCCTACAAAGGGGGTAGCTGGTGTAGCCACTAACTGATGAGGTGTGGCGTATTGGTGTATTTCACCATCTCGGAGAACAGCTACCCGATTACATATGGCCAATGCCTCCTCAGGATCATGCGTAACTATAATTCCGGCAGTGCCATAGTGCCGCAATATCGTTGGCAGCTCGCTACGCAGATGAAGCCTCACTTCGACATCAAGGCTTGAGAACGGTTCGTCAAGAAGGAGCAAGCGTGGGGCCGGAGCTAAAGCGCGCGCCAAGGCCAATTTCTGGCGTTGCCCGCCAGATAGTTGGTGTGGATAGCGCGTCTGTAATTTTTCTAACCCAAGCAACTCTAAAAGCCAGGCAGCCCGGCCGGTATCTTGGCTAGGCCGCAGACCAAAGCATGTATTTTGCCAAGTATTGAGGTGGGGGAAAAGAGCATAATCTTGGAAGACCATGCCAACACCACGCCGTTCTGGTGGCAGCCAGCAGCTGCCACCAGCTACTTTCTGCCCATAAAGACTTACTGACCCTCTGGTTGGGCTGTCGAAGCCTGCGATCAGACGCAGCAAGGTGGTCTTACCGCAGCCAGAGGGTCCAAGCAAGCCTATGAGTTCTCCACCTTCAAGAGAGATATTTATCGCTCGAAGCGACCAGACCTGTTGTCTGTGGTTGTGGCGGTGCCAAACATCCGAGAGTTCGACAGCAAGACAGGTGGAAGCAGTGACTAGGCGGTGCAAGATGAGATCAGATTGTACGTGTTGTGATCTAGTTAAGGGATGAATGCATCTTCTGCCTGTGCAATTACTACTAAACGGGCTCCTGTTCCTGTAGGAGCTTACAGCCAAGCAGTTTTGGCGGGTGAATGGCTCTATTGTTCTGGTCAGATCCCTCTTGATCCTGTTAGTGGCACTATAGTAGGTGACGGAGACATCTCTGCAGAAACACGGCAGGTTCTCGCTAATCTGTTGGCTGTTCTCGAAGCTGCTGGAGCAGGGGCGAGCCAAATTGTGCGTACCACTGTCTTCTTGACTAATCTTACTGATCTTGCATTAGTGAATGAAATCTACGCTGAGGTTTTTAAGGGCTGTGTAGCCCCTGCCCGCGCTTGTGTGCAAGTAGCAGGACTACCAAAAGGTGCAAAGGTAGAAATTGACTGCGTGGCGTGGCTCGGTGCAAATTCAATAACGGTCTGATGAGGTATACAGGCCTGAACCACACGCATGCTTTC
Coding sequences within:
- a CDS encoding glycosyltransferase; translated protein: MVRWPAPGRCKLRLVRDLGPITAAKIQRKLISHTLSVAIKARQHANLVIHLAVSGLGPVAAARWGASSGADHTWLQGHGNLGMCMRRMLLRVCRETRRSHKVILIGSDLPSLTVADLEEAIKTLDHRRIVLGSAVDGGYWLLGLGKELLRPVAVWPFTDISWGTDTVLNTTARRAYQLGFDPVLLSRRQDIDQVVDLTLWQR
- a CDS encoding glycosyl transferase family 2 yields the protein MAEISELLPTLGVVIPCRDESPRLPLLLADLQRWPAQLEIWVSDGCSNDASCTVARLGGAQVLQISLPSRGLQLQQGCLRTMASWLLLLHADSRLPASWPAAVCQAMLSEENPDTSAWFFDFRVNAPGLMLRMLEWVVAIRSCWLQEPYGDQGLLVQRKCLESVGGIRPLPIMEDIDLVQRLRRQGSLRRLQLPLFTDGRRWLYRGVLRQSWRNAQLRRRWRQGEDPWLLAEMYNSDTN
- a CDS encoding N-acetyltransferase, whose protein sequence is MTTSGSSSLEPDNGLQDAYGSDARECPCPNDQLTLVFSRRRAFDLVELEQLLEAVGWSRRPTRRVRRALQHSLLTVGLWRHDPRVPRLVGFARCTGDGILEATVWDVAIHPLYQRSGLGQHLMTYVLDTLCSLGTEHVTLFADPGVVSFYTRQGWILEPGGNRCAFWYAN
- a CDS encoding alpha/beta hydrolase gives rise to the protein MVIALHGWLLSSRVWEPFAQIWRESFPDAPLWCPDLPGFGACPRPAALRPNLTSYGNWLAAEVQVRAAGRPLVLMGHSLGASIALHAIASLQRAKSTAILYGFVMICAGGGIYRPRPFRRLRHFGTLALRLRPTRLSSLRFGGLNQLGFLLAEEDAARGLLTNSTGIGAVRQLPLLVSQLGIPSLWISTEKDKVMEPVYVRHLAAYSHDHDLVQLPGCGHLPMCEVPELLSQCVSCWLSKQLMDLDCCQTSLL
- a CDS encoding ABC transporter ATP-binding protein; its protein translation is MQRRSTDLQRVRRLSRYLSRDRKRLGLTLMLLVPATCAGAVQPLLIGQAVSALRGESGLTGLAGLPTEDALRWIVVALLGSILVRLALQGFQSFNIQLIGQRLTARIRDDLFKHSLSLSLRFHDHMPVGKLLTRLTSDVDALAEVFGSGAVGILADIVSLFVVATTMLLTEWRLGLPLLLAEVPVTFAILNLQRRYRSANYRVREELSQLNADFQENLQGLEVVQMFRRESINGARFRTTGEAYRHAVDSTIFFDSSISALLEWVSLVAVALVLAVGGWMVSNLIIDLGTLTTFILFSQRLFDPLRQMAERFTQIQGGLTAVERISELLEEPLEIVDQPIILRTGARHIPKDGEVIFENVSFAYRPGEPILQDLSFQITPGEHVALVGPTGSGKSTVIRLLCRLYEPQTGKIFLDGCNIRDLPMQELRRHLGVVLQDTFLFSGNIADNLRLDASISDQRLKEICCELGLNSLLNRLPYGLDTELRERGGNLSSGERQLLAIARVAIREPSILVMDEATAFMDPSTEATLQRDLDRLLEHRTAIVIAHRLATVRATDRILVLRRGCLVEEGSHLQLRDRGGLYAQLADLQERGLAAI
- a CDS encoding ATP phosphoribosyltransferase, whose translation is MITVALAKGALLKDSVACFQTAGLDFSSVLDPNNRQLMVTSRCGRASALLVRNGDVPVYVTYGQAQLGVVGYDILCEHQMPVAQLLNLGFGGCYMAVAVKASSGYQKASDLPPHCRVASKFIRCARAYFDTLDLPVEIVRLTGSVELGPLTGVTEAIVDLVATGRTLRENGLVAIEELFQSTARLVGHPLSLRLDRGDIGNIVDTMKHATTGQASAY
- a CDS encoding hydroxyacylglutathione hydrolase; amino-acid sequence: MMTPTGLSTIHALPVLHDNIIWIWTRNGRAVVVDPAVADPVQNWLEQHRFRLEAVLQTHHHTDHIGGTPALLRYWPDAAVVAAAADRERIPFQTVSVRDGDGVDVLGCTLQVLDVAAHTANHLAFFIPFNEDSQIGPVLFSGDTLFSGGCGRLFEGSPTDMYRALQRLATLPANTQVYCAHDYTESNLRWAMHLQPEDKFIARRLADVQALKQCGRLSLPSTIAEESRSNLFLRAANSKELANLRYHKDTWQDQLYQSERD
- a CDS encoding ABC transporter ATP-binding protein, whose protein sequence is MHRLVTASTCLAVELSDVWHRHNHRQQVWSLRAINISLEGGELIGLLGPSGCGKTTLLRLIAGFDSPTRGSVSLYGQKVAGGSCWLPPERRGVGMVFQDYALFPHLNTWQNTCFGLRPSQDTGRAAWLLELLGLEKLQTRYPHQLSGGQRQKLALARALAPAPRLLLLDEPFSSLDVEVRLHLRSELPTILRHYGTAGIIVTHDPEEALAICNRVAVLRDGEIHQYATPHQLVATPATPFVGSFVLGGNILPAWTDLDSDNLYCPLGELKLPDSLKTEDITNDASVLIDPNIIHLEQDPDGNDLIISREFLGNAWLYRVLCSSQRLRLRLPLAADYPCGQRCRLRLKPGSYVTLYPQQCVLVSLS
- a CDS encoding RidA family protein; protein product: MNASSACAITTKRAPVPVGAYSQAVLAGEWLYCSGQIPLDPVSGTIVGDGDISAETRQVLANLLAVLEAAGAGASQIVRTTVFLTNLTDLALVNEIYAEVFKGCVAPARACVQVAGLPKGAKVEIDCVAWLGANSITV